One Solanum pennellii chromosome 9, SPENNV200 DNA segment encodes these proteins:
- the LOC107030867 gene encoding homeobox-leucine zipper protein HDG11-like, translating to MNLFPTIVTKAKTIEVLDSGIWGGSMQLMYEKLHILSPLVEAREFFFIRCCRQLDATSWIMVDISYDIFNDIQSGVPSYSWKFPSGCAIQDMGNGQSKVTWVEHVQVYEKYQVNHIFRDLLCDSEAYGAKRWIVTLQRMCERFNFQMGSTYPNRHDFKGVFHDPEGLKNTIQVSQRMVKSFFEILSMTDNRGDFSISPKLRRGDRISIRKNEEIIQPKGFIAIATTSLWLPLSFQDVFSFFNDNKTRNHWDILTGGNNLIELDRVLTGTFPGNNITIIQPYNMHKEMLVLEETSIDEMGAFLAFAPIYLRAITSIVNGGDAMKVPILPSGIIISPDGRLSSNRDNTANAQNGSILTVTFQIMICGNNNPTSKQKKKWR from the exons ATGAACTTGTTTCCTACTATAGTCACAAAAGCTAAGActattgaagttcttgattcTGGTATTTGGGGAGGCTCTATGCAATTG ATGTATGAAAAGTTGCATATTTTATCTCCCCTAGTAGAAGCTAGAGAATTTTTCTTCATACGTTGTTGTAGACAACTTGATGCAACATCATGGATCATGGTGGATATTTCATATGATATATTCAACGACATTCAGAGTGGTGTACCTTCTTATTCTTGGAAGTTCCCATCTGGTTGTGCAATTCAAGATATGGGCAACGGCCAAAGTAAG GTTACTTGGGTGGAACATGTTCAAGTATATGAAAAATATCAGGTTAATCATATCTTTAGAGATTTGTTGTGTGATAGTGAAGCATACGGAGCTAAAAGATGGATTGTTACACTTCAAAGGATGTGTGAGAGATTTAATTTTCAAATGGGTTCAACATACCCTAACAGGCATGATTTCAAAGGAG tGTTTCATGATCCAGAAGGGCTAAAAAATACGATACAAGTATCTCAAAGGATGGTTAAGAgtttttttgaaattctaaGCATGACAGACAACCGTGGAGATTTTTCAATCTCACCAAAATTAAGGCGTGGAGATAGGATTTCAattagaaaaaatgaagaaattatccAACCAAAAGGCTTTATTGCCATTGCCACTACTTCTCTATGGCTTCCTCTTTCATTCCAAGATGTCTTCAGTTTCTTCAACGATAACAAGACAAGAAATCAT tGGGATATTTTGACCGGTGGAAATAATTTGATTGAGTTAGATCGAGTACTAACAGGAACTTTTCCGGGAAACAACATTACGATTATTCAG CCTTATAATATGCATAAGGAAATGTTAGTGCTTGAAGAGACGAGTATTGATGAAATGGGAGCATTTTTAGCCTTTGCACCCATATATTTACGAGCAATCACTTCAATTGTCAATGGAGGTGATGCAATGAAAGTACCCATTTTGCCCTCTGGTATCATCATAAGTCCCGATGGTCGGCTCTCCTCGAATAGGGACAACACTGCAAATGCACAAAATGGTTCAATTTTGACAGTGACATTTCAAATAATGATTTGTGGTAATAATAATCCAACCTCCAagcagaaaaaaaaatggaggtAG